A window of the Streptomyces sp. NBC_00250 genome harbors these coding sequences:
- a CDS encoding glyoxalase, which produces MVMATTTSTAAHTSLAYVTLEVADLDAARRFYSAFGVDTHIRLRASDAHSTGFRGFTLALTVSGPATVDHFVGAALEAGATVLKPAAKSLWGYGGVVQAPDGTIWKIATSEKKDTGPAIREIDEVVLLLGVEDVKATKQFYAGRGLSVAKSFGGKYAEFAPAESSPVKLALYKRRALAKDLGVPADGSGSHRIVLGGTADALTDLDGFAWEAAASIAPTPS; this is translated from the coding sequence ATGGTCATGGCAACCACCACTTCCACCGCAGCCCACACGTCCCTCGCGTACGTCACCCTTGAGGTGGCCGACCTCGACGCCGCCCGCCGCTTCTACAGTGCCTTCGGCGTGGACACCCACATACGCCTGCGGGCGTCCGACGCGCACTCCACCGGATTCCGTGGCTTCACCCTGGCACTCACGGTGTCCGGGCCGGCCACGGTCGACCACTTCGTCGGCGCCGCCCTGGAGGCCGGCGCCACGGTCCTGAAGCCCGCTGCGAAGTCGCTGTGGGGCTACGGCGGCGTCGTACAGGCCCCGGACGGGACGATCTGGAAGATCGCGACCTCGGAGAAGAAGGACACGGGCCCCGCCATCCGCGAGATCGACGAGGTCGTCCTGCTGCTCGGCGTCGAGGACGTGAAGGCCACCAAGCAGTTCTACGCCGGCCGGGGCCTGAGCGTGGCCAAGAGCTTCGGTGGCAAGTACGCCGAGTTCGCCCCCGCCGAGTCCAGCCCCGTCAAGCTGGCGCTGTACAAGCGCCGCGCCCTTGCCAAGGACCTCGGCGTCCCGGCTGACGGTTCCGGCTCGCACCGCATCGTCCTGGGCGGCACCGCCGACGCCCTCACGGACCTGGACGGGTTCGCCTGGGAGGCTGCCGCGTCGATCGCCCCCACGCCGTCCTGA
- a CDS encoding YdeI/OmpD-associated family protein, which produces MKFSAYVEPPEPMRGLEVPSEVVAALGGGPRPPVTITVNGHSWKSRVALLRGRHLLGLSRANRQAAGVATGDEVEVEVELDAEPRVVVEPEDFTRALDDDPLARAAYDNLAYSHKREHVRAIESAKKPETRRRRIEKAIATLRG; this is translated from the coding sequence ATGAAGTTTTCGGCCTACGTCGAGCCCCCTGAGCCCATGCGGGGCCTGGAAGTTCCCTCCGAGGTGGTAGCAGCGCTCGGCGGGGGCCCACGGCCTCCGGTGACGATCACAGTCAACGGGCATTCCTGGAAGAGCAGGGTCGCCCTCCTGCGAGGCCGCCACCTGCTCGGCCTCAGCCGTGCCAATCGGCAGGCCGCGGGTGTCGCGACCGGCGACGAGGTCGAGGTCGAAGTGGAGCTCGACGCCGAGCCGCGCGTCGTTGTCGAGCCGGAGGACTTCACCCGCGCCCTGGACGACGACCCCCTCGCCCGTGCCGCGTACGACAACCTTGCGTACAGCCACAAGCGCGAACATGTGCGCGCCATCGAGAGCGCGAAGAAGCCCGAGACGCGCCGGCGGCGCATCGAGAAGGCCATCGCCACCCTGCGGGGCTGA